From a single Fulvivirga ulvae genomic region:
- a CDS encoding AraC family transcriptional regulator, with protein sequence MSTIRKNVHREITPLAPQDSFLVFERVKQHFDFPIHFHPEYELNFIHNGKGCRRVVGDSMEEIDDIELVMVGPNLEHGWETYKCQSPSIHEITIQFHNDLFDEKMLSRQIFKPIRDLFNRSNHGILFSNKIAKELMPRIVSLSKIDSIDYFLELISILQDLANSRNQRLLSTYSSRNSQFENSKLIEKVYTYIQENFDRKITLTEISDLVNMSPVSFNRFIKKRTGKTFIEYTNDTRISYATRWLIETDLSIGEIGFKCGFNNIANFNRVFKKAKNCTPSEFRAEFQGIRRVL encoded by the coding sequence ATGTCGACGATCAGGAAAAATGTACATCGCGAAATAACTCCACTGGCGCCTCAGGATAGTTTTCTTGTATTTGAGCGGGTTAAGCAGCATTTTGATTTTCCCATTCATTTTCACCCTGAGTATGAGCTAAACTTCATTCATAATGGTAAGGGTTGCCGCAGGGTAGTTGGGGACAGCATGGAGGAGATCGATGATATTGAGCTGGTCATGGTCGGGCCCAATTTAGAGCACGGCTGGGAGACTTATAAATGCCAGAGTCCGAGCATACATGAAATCACCATTCAGTTTCATAATGACCTTTTTGATGAAAAAATGCTCTCCAGGCAGATCTTCAAACCGATCAGGGATTTATTTAACAGGTCGAACCACGGCATATTATTTTCTAATAAAATAGCAAAAGAGCTTATGCCGAGGATAGTCTCCCTATCCAAAATTGATAGCATAGATTACTTTCTGGAGCTTATTTCCATCCTTCAGGATCTGGCCAATTCCAGAAATCAAAGGTTGCTCTCCACCTATAGTTCGCGGAATTCTCAGTTTGAAAATAGCAAGCTGATCGAAAAGGTTTACACGTATATTCAGGAGAATTTTGACCGGAAAATAACCTTGACGGAAATTTCTGACCTGGTAAATATGAGTCCGGTTTCGTTTAATCGTTTTATAAAAAAGCGTACGGGAAAGACTTTTATTGAGTACACCAACGACACGCGGATAAGCTATGCCACCCGTTGGCTGATTGAAACTGACCTGAGTATCGGTGAGATTGGTTTTAAATGTGGGTTTAATAACATTGCCAACTTTAACCGCGTATTTAAAAAAGCTAAAAATTGCACCCCAAGTGAGTTTAGGGCGGAATTCCAGGGAATAAGAAGGGTTCTGTAG
- a CDS encoding SGNH/GDSL hydrolase family protein, producing MRYCILLFLMVSLLACNEKEQEESNSLKNNEVSPYLSNGRVELLADSTIALIGSGSSVEFMAEGDSVSIHARSREASHSYIVLEVDGKYMGRFRVGQDDEIIPLKLDKKQSAIGVYKATEAANGTVIFLGAEAQKISPIEKSSNGFIEFIGNSITCGMGADTTDLPCGSGEWFDQHNAYLAYGPRVARALNASFKLSSFSGIGMYRNWNDENIDEPIMPQVYENLYLNTDSSKKADFTVHPDVVSICLGTNDLSDGDGVKPRLPFDKEKFIGNYTKFVKTIFSHYPDTKVALLTSPMVSGAKGDTLMACLKKVKENLGTDAVSIFEFAAVSPTGCTWHPIIAEHKQMAEQLEPFFKDLLNDQE from the coding sequence ATGCGCTATTGTATTCTATTGTTTTTAATGGTATCCCTGCTTGCTTGTAACGAAAAAGAACAGGAAGAATCGAATTCTCTCAAAAATAACGAGGTCTCCCCTTATTTGTCTAACGGTCGGGTCGAATTGCTTGCCGATAGTACAATTGCCTTAATTGGTTCCGGCTCTTCTGTGGAATTTATGGCTGAGGGTGACTCGGTAAGTATTCATGCAAGGTCGAGGGAAGCATCCCATAGTTATATCGTGCTGGAAGTTGATGGCAAGTACATGGGGCGTTTCAGAGTTGGGCAGGATGATGAAATTATTCCGCTGAAGTTAGACAAAAAGCAATCCGCAATTGGGGTTTATAAGGCAACAGAGGCAGCTAATGGTACTGTTATATTTCTTGGGGCTGAAGCTCAAAAAATATCACCCATTGAAAAAAGCAGCAATGGATTCATTGAGTTTATTGGCAATTCGATCACATGTGGCATGGGTGCCGACACCACAGATTTACCCTGCGGATCGGGGGAATGGTTTGATCAGCACAATGCCTATCTGGCGTATGGGCCGCGGGTAGCCAGGGCGCTGAATGCCTCGTTTAAATTAAGTTCTTTTTCCGGTATCGGTATGTACAGAAACTGGAATGATGAAAATATTGACGAACCCATCATGCCGCAGGTTTATGAAAACCTGTACCTGAACACCGACAGCTCCAAAAAAGCCGATTTCACTGTGCACCCTGATGTGGTAAGCATATGCCTGGGTACCAATGACCTGTCGGACGGTGATGGCGTAAAACCGAGATTGCCTTTTGATAAAGAAAAGTTTATTGGTAACTACACGAAATTCGTAAAAACCATCTTCAGCCATTATCCGGATACCAAAGTGGCTTTATTAACCAGCCCGATGGTTTCCGGTGCAAAAGGTGATACCTTGATGGCGTGCCTGAAGAAAGTCAAGGAAAACTTAGGTACAGATGCTGTATCAATTTTCGAATTTGCTGCGGTTTCCCCTACAGGATGTACCTGGCACCCTATTATAGCAGAGCATAAGCAAATGGCAGAGCAGCTTGAGCCTTTTTTCAAAGACCTGCTCAATGATCAAGAGTGA
- a CDS encoding sialate O-acetylesterase: MNKIKYCTLIILLLAANTSFSNVTLPAFFSDHMVLQQNAEVKLWGWGNPMEEITVTTSWDTAEVKTKADRHANWQVLLKTPKAGGPYTITIKGYNQVILTDILIGEVWLCSGQSNMEWTPSSGITNGEEAIKNADQPEIRFFNVVKNSAENPQLDLKGEWQVCTPNTMQYSSAVAYFFGKKLHENLNVPIGLVNSSWGGTPAETWMPQEVIHADKTLDEASKKLGADVWCPSEPGRTYNAMIAPLIGFKVAGVIWYQGETNTGNADTYQHTFSALIQSWRNNWGQEFPFYYAQIAPFEYGAPEIGVKVRDAQRRTLAVPHTGMVMTSDICTTDDIHPRNKLDVGLRFANIALKNHYQTMQGIVEGPLLDSVSFKGKKAYVYFKNSEGLYLKTKDTLFEVAGADKVFHKAKGALKKNMFIVSSDKVSNPKYVRYAWGNTSISNIFNQAHLPASSFTTEKPE; this comes from the coding sequence ATGAACAAGATTAAATATTGCACTTTAATTATTCTGTTATTGGCAGCTAACACTTCTTTTTCTAATGTAACCTTACCCGCGTTTTTTTCAGACCACATGGTGCTACAACAAAACGCTGAAGTAAAGCTTTGGGGGTGGGGCAACCCTATGGAAGAAATTACGGTCACTACAAGCTGGGACACTGCAGAAGTCAAAACAAAAGCAGACAGGCATGCCAACTGGCAAGTACTGCTCAAAACACCCAAAGCAGGAGGCCCTTATACGATCACTATTAAGGGCTATAACCAGGTGATCCTTACCGACATTTTAATCGGAGAAGTTTGGCTCTGCTCCGGGCAGTCTAATATGGAATGGACCCCCTCGTCGGGAATAACCAATGGTGAAGAAGCCATCAAAAACGCTGACCAGCCCGAGATACGCTTTTTTAATGTGGTTAAAAACAGTGCAGAAAATCCGCAACTTGATCTTAAGGGTGAATGGCAGGTCTGCACACCAAACACCATGCAGTATTCCAGTGCTGTAGCATATTTCTTTGGCAAAAAACTTCACGAAAACCTGAATGTACCTATCGGCCTGGTCAACTCCAGTTGGGGCGGAACCCCGGCCGAAACATGGATGCCGCAGGAAGTGATCCATGCGGATAAAACACTTGACGAAGCCTCCAAAAAATTAGGCGCCGACGTATGGTGCCCCAGTGAGCCGGGCAGAACGTATAATGCCATGATCGCTCCTTTAATCGGCTTTAAAGTAGCAGGCGTTATCTGGTACCAGGGAGAAACCAATACAGGCAATGCGGATACTTATCAGCACACCTTTTCTGCATTGATCCAGTCATGGAGAAATAACTGGGGTCAGGAGTTTCCGTTTTATTATGCCCAAATAGCACCTTTTGAATATGGTGCGCCCGAGATTGGGGTAAAGGTGCGGGATGCTCAGAGACGCACATTAGCAGTGCCCCATACCGGCATGGTGATGACCAGCGACATTTGTACTACGGATGACATCCACCCCAGAAATAAGCTGGATGTTGGGCTAAGGTTTGCCAATATCGCTCTCAAAAATCACTATCAGACCATGCAAGGCATAGTAGAAGGCCCTTTACTGGATTCTGTATCCTTTAAAGGCAAAAAGGCTTATGTGTATTTTAAAAATTCCGAAGGCCTTTATCTCAAAACAAAAGACACTCTTTTTGAAGTTGCAGGCGCTGATAAGGTGTTTCACAAAGCTAAAGGAGCTTTAAAGAAAAATATGTTTATCGTCTCTTCTGATAAAGTAAGTAATCCTAAATATGTACGGTATGCTTGGGGCAACACGAGTATATCCAACATTTTCAACCAGGCCCACCTGCCTGCTTCAAGTTTTACGACAGAAAAGCCTGAGTAA